The Streptomyces spororaveus genome includes a region encoding these proteins:
- a CDS encoding protein meaA, which yields MTERQKDRPWLMRTYAGHSTAEASNELYRRNLAKGQTGLSVAFDLPTQTGYDPDHILARGEVGRVGVPVSHLGDMRRLFQDIPLEQMNTSMTINATAMWLLALYQVAAEEQGADIAQLQGTTQNDIVKEYLSRGTHVFPPGPSLRLTTDMIAYTVNHIPKWNPINICSYHLQEAGATPVQEISYAMSTAIAVLDSVRDSGQVPEERFGEVVARISFFVNAGVRFIEEMCKMRAFGRIWDKVTKERYGIENAKQRRFRYGVQVNSLGLTEAQPENNVQRIVLEMLAVTLSKDARARAVQLPAWNEALGLPRPWDQQWSLRIQQVLAHESDLLEYEDIFAGSHVIEAKVDSLVADCLAEIDRIQEMGGAMAAVESGYLKGELVSSHAERRARIEAGEDKIVGVNCFQQTEENPLTADLDGAIMTVDPATEAFTVERIGRWRSERQESSDRQGNGDPFVFPTTRQALERLKEAAAGTENLMEATLECARAGVTTGEWAGALREVFGEFRAPTGVSSAPVAVTAEPGTPMHEVREKVSRTADELGSGRLRLLVGKPGLDGHSNGAEQIAVRARDAGFEVVYQGIRLTPEEISSAALAEDVHCVGLSILSGSHSALVPDVLERLRLAGAGDIPVIVGGIIPNADAVTLKAAGVAAVFTPKDFGITEIIGRIVDEIRKANKLAPLDTDNALVASTEVPA from the coding sequence ATGACAGAGCGCCAGAAGGACCGTCCGTGGCTCATGCGGACGTACGCCGGCCACTCCACGGCCGAGGCGTCCAACGAGCTGTACCGCCGCAACCTCGCCAAGGGCCAGACGGGTCTGTCGGTCGCCTTCGACCTGCCGACCCAGACCGGATACGACCCCGACCACATCCTCGCCCGCGGCGAGGTCGGCCGGGTCGGGGTCCCGGTCTCCCATCTGGGCGACATGCGGCGGCTGTTCCAGGACATCCCCCTGGAACAGATGAACACCTCGATGACGATCAACGCCACGGCCATGTGGCTGCTGGCGCTCTACCAGGTGGCCGCCGAGGAGCAGGGCGCGGACATCGCCCAGCTCCAGGGCACCACCCAGAACGACATCGTCAAGGAGTACCTCTCGCGCGGGACGCACGTCTTCCCGCCGGGGCCGTCCCTGCGGCTGACGACGGACATGATCGCGTACACGGTCAACCACATCCCCAAGTGGAACCCGATCAACATCTGCTCGTACCACCTCCAGGAGGCCGGGGCCACCCCGGTCCAGGAGATCTCGTACGCGATGTCCACGGCGATCGCGGTCCTCGACTCGGTGCGCGACTCGGGCCAGGTGCCCGAGGAGCGCTTCGGCGAGGTCGTCGCCCGGATCTCCTTCTTCGTGAACGCGGGCGTCCGCTTCATCGAGGAGATGTGCAAGATGCGCGCCTTCGGCCGCATCTGGGACAAGGTCACCAAGGAGCGCTACGGCATCGAGAACGCGAAGCAGCGCCGCTTCCGTTACGGCGTCCAGGTCAACTCCCTGGGGCTGACCGAGGCGCAGCCGGAGAACAACGTCCAGCGCATCGTGCTGGAGATGCTCGCGGTCACCCTCTCCAAGGACGCCCGCGCCCGCGCCGTGCAGCTGCCCGCCTGGAACGAGGCGCTGGGCCTGCCCCGGCCCTGGGACCAGCAGTGGTCGCTGCGCATCCAGCAGGTGCTGGCGCACGAGAGCGACCTGCTGGAGTACGAGGACATCTTCGCCGGGTCCCACGTCATCGAGGCCAAAGTCGACTCCCTGGTCGCCGACTGCCTGGCCGAGATCGACCGGATCCAGGAGATGGGCGGCGCCATGGCGGCCGTCGAGTCCGGGTACCTGAAGGGCGAGCTGGTCTCCTCGCACGCCGAGCGGCGGGCGCGGATCGAGGCCGGCGAGGACAAGATCGTCGGTGTCAACTGCTTCCAGCAGACCGAGGAGAACCCGCTCACGGCCGACCTGGACGGCGCCATCATGACGGTCGACCCGGCGACGGAGGCCTTCACCGTCGAGCGCATCGGCCGCTGGCGGTCCGAGCGCCAGGAGTCCTCGGACCGCCAGGGGAACGGCGACCCGTTCGTCTTCCCCACCACCCGGCAGGCGCTGGAGCGCCTCAAGGAGGCCGCGGCGGGCACCGAGAACCTCATGGAGGCCACGCTGGAGTGCGCCCGCGCCGGTGTCACCACCGGCGAGTGGGCCGGCGCCCTGCGCGAGGTGTTCGGCGAGTTCCGCGCCCCCACCGGGGTCTCCTCGGCCCCGGTGGCGGTCACCGCCGAGCCCGGCACGCCGATGCACGAGGTCCGCGAGAAGGTCTCCCGCACGGCCGACGAGCTCGGCTCGGGACGGCTGCGCCTGCTGGTCGGCAAGCCCGGCCTGGACGGGCACTCCAACGGCGCCGAGCAGATCGCCGTCCGGGCCCGCGACGCCGGCTTCGAGGTGGTCTACCAGGGCATCAGGCTGACGCCGGAGGAGATCTCCTCCGCGGCGCTGGCCGAGGACGTGCACTGCGTGGGACTGTCCATCCTGTCCGGCTCGCACAGCGCCCTGGTGCCGGACGTCCTGGAACGGCTGCGACTGGCGGGGGCGGGTGACATCCCCGTCATCGTCGGAGGCATCATTCCCAACGCCGACGCCGTGACGCTCAAGGCAGCGGGTGTCGCCGCCGTCTTCACGCCGAAGGACTTCGGCATCACGGAGATCATCGGCCGTATCGTCGACGAGATCCGCAAGGCCAACAAGCTCGCCCCCCTCGACACAGACAACGCACTCGTTGCAAGCACGGAGGTCCCCGCATGA
- a CDS encoding HpcH/HpaI aldolase/citrate lyase family protein, with product MTTPVHPVNRLRPRRSCLAVPGSNPRFLEKAQGLPADQVFLDLEDACAPLAKEGARHTIVDALNNGDWTGKTRVVRVNDWTTHWTYRDVVTVVEGAGQNLDCIMLPKVQDAQQVVALDLLLTQIEKTMGFEVGKIGIEAQIENAKGLVNVDEIAAASPRLETIIFGPADFMASINMKSLVVGMQPPGYPADAYHYILMRILMAARMHNLQAIDGPFLQIRDVDAYREVAGRAAALGFDGKWVLHPGQVDAANEVFSPSQEDYDHAELILDAYDWCTSEAGGKKGSAMLGDEMIDEASRKMALVIAGKGRAAGMERTTKFEIPEA from the coding sequence ATGACCACGCCCGTCCACCCGGTGAACCGTCTTCGCCCGCGTCGCTCCTGCCTCGCGGTGCCCGGCTCGAACCCGCGGTTCCTGGAGAAGGCCCAGGGCCTGCCGGCCGACCAGGTCTTCCTGGACCTGGAGGACGCCTGCGCGCCGCTCGCCAAGGAAGGCGCCCGCCACACCATCGTGGACGCGCTGAACAACGGTGACTGGACCGGCAAGACCCGCGTCGTGCGCGTCAACGACTGGACCACGCACTGGACCTACCGCGACGTCGTCACGGTGGTCGAGGGCGCCGGCCAGAACCTCGACTGCATCATGCTGCCGAAGGTCCAGGACGCCCAGCAGGTCGTGGCGCTGGACCTGCTGCTGACCCAGATCGAGAAGACCATGGGCTTCGAGGTCGGCAAGATCGGCATCGAGGCGCAGATCGAGAACGCCAAGGGCCTGGTGAACGTCGACGAGATCGCCGCCGCCTCGCCCCGGCTGGAGACCATCATCTTCGGCCCGGCCGACTTCATGGCCTCGATCAACATGAAGTCCCTGGTCGTGGGCATGCAGCCGCCCGGCTACCCGGCCGACGCCTACCACTACATCCTGATGCGGATCCTGATGGCGGCCCGCATGCACAACCTGCAGGCGATCGACGGCCCCTTCCTCCAGATCCGTGACGTGGACGCCTACCGCGAGGTGGCCGGCCGGGCCGCCGCACTGGGCTTCGACGGCAAGTGGGTGCTGCACCCGGGCCAGGTCGACGCGGCCAACGAGGTCTTCTCCCCCTCCCAGGAGGACTACGACCACGCCGAGCTGATCCTCGACGCGTACGACTGGTGCACCTCGGAGGCCGGCGGCAAGAAGGGCTCCGCGATGCTCGGCGACGAGATGATCGACGAGGCCAGCCGCAAGATGGCCCTGGTCATCGCGGGCAAGGGCCGTGCCGCCGGCATGGAGCGCACCACCAAGTTCGAGATCCCGGAGGCCTGA
- a CDS encoding MaoC family dehydratase: protein MQFGRTYEEFEVGAVYKHWPGKTVTEYDDHLFCLLTMNHHPLHMDSNYAENTTDFGKNVVVGNYIYSLLLGMSVPDVSGKAIANLEIESLRHVAPTFHGDTIYGETTVLDKTPSKSKNDRGIVYVETKGYKQDGTLVCVFRRKVMVPTETYIKERGGEQPGRPTLKEQGK, encoded by the coding sequence ATGCAGTTCGGACGCACGTACGAAGAATTCGAGGTCGGGGCGGTCTACAAGCACTGGCCCGGAAAGACGGTCACCGAGTACGACGACCATCTCTTCTGTCTGCTGACCATGAATCACCACCCGCTCCACATGGACAGCAATTACGCGGAGAACACGACCGACTTCGGCAAGAACGTCGTCGTGGGCAACTACATCTACTCGCTGCTGCTCGGCATGTCCGTCCCGGACGTCTCCGGGAAGGCCATCGCCAACCTGGAGATCGAGTCCCTGCGGCACGTGGCGCCGACCTTCCACGGCGACACGATCTACGGCGAGACCACGGTCCTCGACAAGACCCCGTCGAAGTCGAAGAACGACCGCGGCATCGTCTACGTGGAGACCAAGGGCTACAAGCAGGACGGCACCCTCGTCTGCGTCTTCCGGCGCAAGGTGATGGTCCCGACCGAGACGTACATCAAGGAGCGCGGCGGCGAGCAGCCCGGCCGCCCCACGCTGAAGGAACAGGGGAAGTAG
- a CDS encoding acyl-CoA dehydrogenase family protein, with product MARLAQTAGLNDVQREILKTVREFVDKEIIPVATELEHRDEYPQQIVDGLKELGLFGLMIPEEYGGLGESLLTYALCVEEIARGWMSVSGIINTHFIVAYMLKQHGTQEQKDYFLPRMALGEVRGAFSMSEPALGSDVSAITSKAVKDGDEYVLNGQKMWLTNGGSSTLVAVLVRSDEGHPEGTAPHKSMTTFLVEKEPGFGEVRPGLTIPGKIDKMGYKGVDTTELIMDGLRIPANRVLGGQTGRGFYQMMDGVEVGRVNVAARGCGVAQRAFELGVSYAQQRHTFGKPIAEHQAIQFKLAEMATKVEAAHAMMVNAARKKDSGERNDLEAGMAKYLASEYCKEVVEDAFRIHGGYGFSKEYEIERLYREAPMLLIGEGTAEIQKMIIGRRLLEEYRLQG from the coding sequence ATGGCCCGACTCGCCCAGACCGCCGGGCTGAACGACGTCCAGCGGGAGATCCTCAAGACCGTCCGGGAGTTCGTCGACAAGGAGATCATCCCGGTCGCGACCGAGCTCGAACACCGCGACGAGTACCCGCAGCAGATCGTCGACGGCCTCAAGGAGCTCGGCCTCTTCGGCCTGATGATCCCGGAGGAGTACGGCGGCCTGGGTGAGTCGCTCCTCACCTACGCCCTGTGCGTCGAGGAGATCGCCCGCGGCTGGATGTCCGTCTCGGGCATCATCAACACCCACTTCATCGTGGCGTACATGCTCAAGCAGCACGGCACGCAGGAGCAGAAGGACTACTTCCTCCCGCGCATGGCCCTGGGCGAGGTGCGCGGCGCGTTCTCGATGTCCGAGCCGGCGCTGGGCTCCGACGTGTCGGCCATCACGTCCAAGGCGGTGAAGGACGGCGACGAGTACGTCCTCAACGGCCAGAAGATGTGGCTGACGAACGGTGGCAGCTCCACCCTGGTGGCCGTTCTCGTCCGGAGTGACGAAGGACACCCCGAGGGCACCGCGCCCCACAAGTCGATGACGACCTTCCTCGTCGAGAAGGAGCCCGGCTTCGGTGAGGTCCGTCCCGGCCTGACCATCCCCGGCAAGATCGACAAGATGGGCTACAAGGGCGTCGACACGACCGAGCTCATCATGGACGGACTGCGCATTCCGGCCAATCGGGTACTCGGCGGTCAGACGGGCCGAGGGTTTTACCAAATGATGGACGGCGTCGAGGTCGGCCGCGTCAACGTGGCGGCGCGTGGCTGCGGTGTCGCTCAGCGTGCTTTCGAACTGGGTGTCTCCTATGCCCAGCAACGTCACACTTTCGGCAAGCCGATCGCGGAACACCAGGCGATTCAGTTCAAGCTGGCCGAGATGGCTACCAAGGTCGAAGCCGCTCATGCGATGATGGTCAATGCAGCACGCAAAAAGGACTCCGGGGAACGAAACGACCTCGAAGCAGGGATGGCGAAGTACCTCGCCTCCGAGTACTGCAAGGAGGTCGTCGAGGACGCCTTCCGTATCCACGGTGGATACGGGTTCTCGAAGGAGTACGAGATCGAGCGTCTCTACCGGGAGGCCCCGATGCTGCTGATCGGTGAAGGTACCGCCGAGATCCAGAAAATGATCATCGGGCGACGCCTGCTCGAGGAGTACCGGCTTCAGGGCTGA
- a CDS encoding phosphatidylserine decarboxylase has protein sequence MPHSQTSAPRDSLLGVRLARGASPWLLPTVATAALSLTRARKSGRWAAAAVPATALAAGMLWFFRDPEREIAQGRVISPADGVVQSIMPWKDGRTRVAIFMSPLNVHVNRAPLAGTVTSVEHIPGGFVPAFNKESENNERVVWHFDTELGDIEMVQIAGAVARRIVPYLPAGTKVEQGERIGLIRFGSRVDIYLPEGVEVAVEVGQATTAGVTRIDRD, from the coding sequence ATGCCCCACAGCCAAACCTCTGCACCTCGCGACAGCCTCCTTGGCGTACGCCTCGCGCGCGGAGCATCGCCGTGGCTTCTGCCGACCGTCGCCACCGCGGCGCTCAGCCTCACCCGGGCCCGCAAGTCCGGACGCTGGGCCGCGGCGGCCGTGCCCGCCACCGCGCTCGCCGCGGGCATGCTGTGGTTCTTCCGCGACCCCGAGCGTGAGATCGCTCAGGGCCGTGTCATCTCCCCCGCCGACGGTGTGGTGCAGAGCATCATGCCGTGGAAGGACGGACGGACCCGGGTCGCGATCTTCATGAGCCCGCTGAACGTCCACGTCAACCGTGCGCCCCTCGCGGGCACGGTGACGTCCGTGGAGCACATCCCCGGCGGATTCGTCCCGGCGTTCAACAAGGAGAGCGAGAACAACGAGCGCGTCGTCTGGCACTTCGACACCGAACTCGGTGACATCGAGATGGTGCAGATCGCCGGCGCCGTCGCCCGTCGCATCGTCCCGTACCTGCCGGCCGGCACCAAGGTGGAGCAGGGCGAACGCATCGGTCTGATCCGCTTCGGCTCCCGCGTCGACATCTACCTCCCCGAGGGCGTCGAAGTCGCGGTCGAGGTCGGTCAGGCCACCACCGCGGGGGTGACACGAATTGACCGTGACTGA
- the pssA gene encoding CDP-diacylglycerol--serine O-phosphatidyltransferase — MTVTDPETPATGWVPEPAEEESAEDDMPLSLRLSIADTLTLGNATCGFMAVYFTTTGILIPHLTGSGESGMARNSAATAVILMLLAAVFDLFDGIVARKLRSSPMGAELDNLSDLISFGLAPAYFVLVYGMVAVDAHQKMSALAAIVVLLAVVLRLARFSCVTMKDGMFQGMPSPFGALTVVSIVLLELPFVPTLLAIIGVAWLMVSRVEYPKPRGVLAVAMLCWIISAMGLLAAWAFDAPGGQLLLQTGCALQIAMAATIPLFATTRKANTFRHNRREARATTLR; from the coding sequence TTGACCGTGACTGACCCTGAGACTCCGGCCACAGGCTGGGTTCCGGAACCTGCCGAGGAGGAGTCCGCCGAGGACGACATGCCGCTCTCGCTGCGGCTGTCGATAGCGGACACCCTCACTCTCGGTAACGCGACGTGCGGATTCATGGCGGTGTACTTCACCACCACCGGAATCCTCATCCCGCACCTCACCGGCAGTGGCGAGTCGGGCATGGCGCGCAACAGCGCCGCGACGGCAGTGATACTGATGCTGCTCGCCGCGGTCTTCGACCTCTTCGACGGCATCGTGGCCCGCAAGCTGCGCAGCTCGCCGATGGGTGCCGAGCTGGACAACCTGTCCGACCTGATCAGCTTCGGCCTCGCTCCGGCCTACTTCGTGCTCGTCTACGGCATGGTCGCCGTCGACGCGCACCAGAAGATGTCGGCGCTGGCCGCGATCGTGGTGCTGCTCGCCGTGGTGCTCAGACTCGCGAGATTCAGCTGTGTGACGATGAAGGACGGCATGTTCCAGGGCATGCCGAGCCCCTTCGGCGCGCTGACGGTCGTCTCGATCGTGCTGCTGGAGCTGCCGTTCGTCCCGACCCTGCTGGCGATCATCGGGGTGGCCTGGCTGATGGTGAGCCGGGTCGAGTACCCCAAGCCGCGGGGCGTTCTCGCGGTGGCGATGCTCTGCTGGATCATCAGCGCGATGGGGCTGCTGGCGGCCTGGGCGTTCGACGCCCCGGGCGGTCAGCTGCTGCTCCAGACCGGCTGTGCCCTGCAGATCGCGATGGCGGCGACCATCCCGCTCTTCGCGACGACGCGGAAGGCCAACACCTTCCGGCACAACCGCCGCGAGGCCCGCGCCACGACGCTGCGCTAG
- a CDS encoding AlkA N-terminal domain-containing protein, with protein sequence MHTDTERCVRAVQSKDARFDGWFFTAVLTTRIYCRPSCPAVPPKVENMTFLPSAAACQQAGFRACKRCRPDTSPGSPEWNARADAVARAMRLIQDGVVDREGVPGLATRLGYSTRQVERQLNAELGAGPLALARAQRAQTARLLVETSELPMGDVAFAAGFSSIRTFNDTVREVFALSPSELRERAVKAGRGRNAPPRIPGTISLRLPFRAPLNPDNLFGHLAATAVPGVEEWREGAYRRTLRLPYGTGVVALTPQPDHIGCRLALTDLRDLTIAISRCRWMLDLDADPEAVDEQLRRDQLLAPLVDKAPGRRVPRTVDAPEFAVRAVLGQQVSTAAARTHAARLVTAYGEPVEDPLGGLTHLFPSPQALAGLDPEALALPRSRRATLTTLVSALADGSLVLGLDSDWEAARAQLSALPGFGPWTTEVIAMRALGDPDAFLPSDLGVRRAAQGLGLPSTPSALTARAAAWRPWRAYAVQYLWATDAHPINHLPV encoded by the coding sequence ATGCACACCGACACCGAGCGCTGCGTAAGGGCCGTGCAGTCGAAGGACGCCCGCTTCGACGGCTGGTTCTTCACCGCCGTCCTGACCACCCGGATCTACTGCCGGCCCAGCTGCCCCGCGGTGCCGCCGAAGGTCGAGAACATGACCTTCCTGCCCAGCGCGGCCGCCTGCCAGCAGGCCGGGTTCCGGGCCTGCAAGCGGTGCCGGCCCGATACGAGCCCCGGTTCGCCCGAGTGGAACGCACGGGCCGACGCCGTCGCGCGCGCGATGCGGCTGATCCAGGACGGCGTCGTGGACCGGGAAGGGGTGCCGGGCCTGGCCACCCGGCTGGGCTACTCCACCCGCCAGGTCGAGCGCCAGCTGAACGCCGAGCTCGGGGCCGGTCCGCTCGCCCTGGCGCGGGCCCAGCGCGCCCAGACCGCCCGGCTGCTCGTCGAGACCTCCGAGCTCCCCATGGGGGACGTGGCCTTCGCCGCCGGGTTCTCCTCCATCCGGACCTTCAACGACACGGTCCGCGAGGTCTTCGCCCTGTCCCCGAGCGAGCTGCGGGAGCGGGCCGTCAAGGCCGGCCGCGGCAGGAACGCCCCGCCCCGGATCCCGGGGACGATCAGCCTGCGGCTGCCGTTCCGGGCTCCGCTCAATCCGGACAACCTCTTCGGGCACCTCGCCGCGACCGCCGTCCCCGGGGTCGAGGAGTGGCGCGAGGGCGCCTACCGCCGGACCCTGCGTCTGCCCTACGGCACCGGGGTCGTCGCCCTGACCCCGCAGCCCGACCACATCGGCTGCCGGCTCGCCCTGACCGACCTGCGCGACCTCACCATCGCCATCAGCCGCTGCCGCTGGATGCTCGACCTGGACGCCGACCCGGAAGCGGTCGACGAACAGCTGCGCCGCGATCAGCTGCTGGCCCCGCTCGTGGACAAGGCCCCCGGGCGCCGGGTGCCGCGTACCGTCGACGCGCCGGAGTTCGCCGTACGGGCGGTGCTGGGCCAGCAGGTGTCCACCGCGGCGGCGCGCACGCACGCGGCCCGGCTGGTCACCGCGTACGGGGAGCCGGTCGAGGACCCGCTCGGCGGGCTGACCCACCTCTTCCCCTCCCCGCAGGCCCTCGCCGGGCTGGACCCGGAGGCGCTCGCCCTGCCGCGCAGCCGGCGCGCCACACTGACCACCCTGGTCTCGGCGCTGGCCGACGGCTCGCTGGTGCTCGGCCTCGACAGCGACTGGGAGGCGGCGCGGGCGCAGCTCTCGGCGCTGCCCGGCTTCGGTCCGTGGACCACCGAGGTGATCGCGATGCGGGCCCTCGGCGACCCGGATGCCTTCCTGCCGTCCGATCTGGGCGTCCGGCGGGCGGCGCAGGGGCTCGGGCTGCCGTCCACCCCGTCGGCGCTGACCGCGCGGGCGGCCGCCTGGCGGCCCTGGCGTGCGTACGCCGTCCAGTACCTGTGGGCCACCGACGCCCACCCCATCAACCACCTGCCCGTCTGA
- a CDS encoding methylated-DNA--[protein]-cysteine S-methyltransferase yields MRSTTNSARTHTVVDSPYGPLTLVATDGVLSGLYMTGQRHRPAEECFGERVAVTEEPFPEVARQLSAYFAGELTAFDLPLHLEGTEFQRSVWDQLVRIPYGETWSYGELAGRLGKPNASRAVGLANGKNPVGIIVPCHRVIGASGGMTGYGGGLDRKVRLLAFESGVQVRVLS; encoded by the coding sequence ATGCGATCCACCACGAACAGCGCCAGGACGCACACCGTCGTCGACAGCCCCTACGGCCCGCTGACCCTGGTCGCCACGGACGGGGTGCTCAGCGGCCTCTACATGACCGGGCAGCGCCACCGGCCGGCCGAGGAGTGCTTCGGGGAGCGAGTGGCCGTGACCGAGGAGCCCTTCCCCGAGGTGGCGCGCCAGCTGAGCGCGTACTTCGCAGGGGAGCTCACCGCGTTCGACCTGCCGCTGCACCTGGAGGGCACGGAGTTCCAGCGCAGCGTCTGGGACCAGCTCGTGCGGATCCCGTACGGCGAGACGTGGTCCTACGGCGAGCTCGCGGGGCGGCTGGGCAAGCCCAACGCCTCGCGCGCGGTGGGCCTGGCGAACGGGAAGAACCCGGTCGGCATCATCGTGCCCTGCCACCGGGTGATCGGCGCGTCGGGCGGGATGACCGGTTACGGCGGCGGTCTCGACCGCAAGGTGCGGCTGCTGGCCTTCGAGTCCGGCGTACAGGTCCGGGTTCTGTCCTGA
- a CDS encoding SHOCT domain-containing protein, with the protein MDDYPLLNIFWTMLYLFLWIMWFFLLFKIITDIFRDHSLGGWGKAGWLIFVLLLPFLGVFVYLIARGRSMGERDLKQVQENEAAFRDYVQKTAGSGGSADELHKLSALKDKGDITQAEFDRAKAKLLA; encoded by the coding sequence ATGGACGACTATCCGCTTCTCAACATCTTCTGGACGATGCTGTACCTGTTCCTGTGGATCATGTGGTTCTTCCTGCTCTTCAAGATCATCACGGATATCTTCCGTGACCACAGCCTCGGTGGCTGGGGGAAGGCGGGATGGCTGATCTTCGTGCTCCTGCTGCCCTTCCTCGGCGTGTTCGTCTACCTCATCGCCCGGGGCAGGAGCATGGGCGAGCGGGACCTGAAGCAGGTCCAGGAGAACGAGGCCGCCTTCCGGGACTACGTCCAGAAGACGGCGGGCTCCGGCGGCAGCGCGGACGAGCTGCACAAGCTCTCCGCCCTCAAGGACAAGGGCGACATCACCCAGGCGGAGTTCGACCGCGCCAAGGCCAAGCTCCTGGCCTGA
- a CDS encoding NUDIX domain-containing protein, with amino-acid sequence MTTTDDYATYIASLPRVLAGAAVLYRDAGGRVLLVEPNYREGWVLPGGTIESDQGESPRTAARRESAEEIGLDLPLGRLLVVDWVLGPGRPPVVAYLYDGGVLDEAQLASVTLQEEELDSWRLVDPSELTAYLPESLGLRTQEAYRIAQSGEGTAELENGRRPAAP; translated from the coding sequence GTGACCACCACCGATGACTACGCCACGTACATCGCGAGCCTGCCCCGGGTGCTGGCCGGCGCCGCCGTCCTCTACCGGGACGCCGGCGGCCGGGTCCTGCTCGTGGAGCCCAACTACCGTGAGGGCTGGGTCCTGCCGGGCGGCACCATCGAGTCCGACCAGGGAGAGTCGCCGCGCACCGCGGCCCGCCGCGAGAGCGCCGAGGAGATCGGCCTCGACCTGCCCCTGGGCCGCCTCCTCGTCGTCGACTGGGTGCTGGGCCCCGGCCGCCCGCCGGTGGTCGCCTACCTCTACGACGGCGGCGTCCTCGACGAGGCACAGCTCGCCTCCGTCACGCTCCAGGAGGAGGAGCTGGACTCCTGGCGGCTGGTCGACCCCTCCGAACTCACCGCGTACCTGCCCGAATCGCTCGGACTGCGCACCCAGGAGGCCTACCGGATCGCGCAGTCGGGCGAGGGGACCGCGGAACTGGAGAACGGCCGGCGCCCGGCGGCCCCGTGA